One Prodigiosinella aquatilis DNA window includes the following coding sequences:
- the queE gene encoding 7-carboxy-7-deazaguanine synthase QueE, translating to MLYPINEMFQTLQGEGYFTGVPAVFIRLQGCPVGCSWCDTKHTWDMLAVRQIPLDEVLVKTQESDAWGEASVNDILLQISKLGYTARHVVITGGEPCIHDLTPLTQALERQGFSTQIETSGTHEVRCSPKCWVTVSPKVNMRGGMVVIDQALLRADEIKHPVARERDIAALDILLARLTDDKSRIVALQPISQKEDATRLCIETCIARNWRLSMQTHKYLNIA from the coding sequence ATGCTGTACCCGATTAACGAAATGTTCCAGACCCTACAGGGTGAAGGTTACTTTACTGGTGTGCCAGCGGTATTCATCCGTCTACAGGGCTGCCCGGTGGGGTGCAGTTGGTGTGATACCAAACATACCTGGGATATGTTGGCGGTTCGACAGATTCCGCTGGATGAAGTCTTGGTAAAAACCCAGGAGAGTGACGCCTGGGGTGAAGCCAGCGTGAATGATATCCTGTTACAGATCAGTAAACTGGGCTATACCGCTCGGCATGTGGTGATTACCGGCGGAGAACCCTGTATCCACGATCTGACACCGCTGACACAAGCGTTGGAGCGGCAGGGATTCAGCACACAGATTGAAACCAGCGGCACACACGAAGTGCGCTGTTCGCCGAAATGTTGGGTCACTGTCTCGCCGAAAGTGAATATGCGCGGTGGTATGGTGGTTATCGATCAGGCGTTGCTGCGTGCCGATGAAATCAAACATCCAGTCGCGCGGGAGCGGGATATCGCCGCGCTGGATATACTGCTGGCCCGCCTGACTGACGATAAATCCCGTATTGTCGCTTTGCAGCCCATTAGTCAGAAAGAGGATGCTACCCGGCTGTGCATTGAAACCTGTATTGCCCGCAACTGGCGGTTATCGATGCAGACCCACAAATATCTCAATATTGCCTGA
- the cysI gene encoding assimilatory sulfite reductase (NADPH) hemoprotein subunit gives MSDKHPGPLVVEGKLADAERLKLESNFLRGTIAEDLNDGLTGGFNGDNFLLIRFHGMYQQDDRDIRAERAEQKLEPRHAMMLRCRLPGGVMTPEQWLGIDKFAAEETLYGSIRITNRQTFQFHGILKSKLKSAHQVLHDVGLDSLATANDVNRNVLCTSNPVESELHQQAYEWAKKISEHLLPRTRAYAEIWLDQEKVATTDEEPILGPAYLPRKFKTTVVIPPQNDVDLHANDLNFVAIADNGRLVGFNVLVGGGLSIAHGDKATYPRTASELGYIPVEQTLAVAEAVVTTQRDWGNRTNRKNAKTKYTLERVGVDIFKQEVERRSGVMFGTVRPYEFTGRGDRIGWTKGIDNKWHLTLFIENGRILDYPGRPLKTGIAEIAKIHKGDFRLTANQNLIVAGVLSRDKASIETLARQYGLMDDAISEQRKNSMACVSLPTCPLAMAEAERFLPEFVTKVEAVMQQHGVADEHIVLRVTGCPNGCGRSLLAEIGLVGKAIGRYNLHIGGNREGTRIPRMYRENITEAEILSDIDQLIGRWAKERHDREGFGDFTIRTNIVKPVLDPARDFYD, from the coding sequence ATGAGCGATAAACATCCTGGCCCTCTGGTGGTAGAAGGTAAACTGGCTGATGCCGAACGTCTGAAGCTGGAAAGTAATTTTCTGCGTGGCACCATAGCTGAAGATTTAAACGACGGCCTGACTGGCGGTTTTAACGGCGATAATTTTTTGCTGATCCGTTTTCATGGTATGTATCAGCAGGATGACCGTGATATTCGTGCCGAGCGGGCTGAACAGAAACTGGAACCACGGCATGCCATGATGCTGCGTTGCCGTCTACCCGGTGGGGTAATGACGCCTGAGCAGTGGCTGGGCATTGATAAATTTGCTGCGGAGGAGACGCTGTACGGTAGCATTCGTATCACTAACCGGCAGACGTTTCAGTTTCACGGTATTCTGAAATCGAAGTTGAAATCGGCTCACCAGGTATTACACGATGTGGGGCTGGATTCACTGGCTACCGCCAATGATGTTAACCGTAATGTATTGTGTACCTCTAACCCGGTAGAGTCTGAACTGCACCAGCAGGCTTATGAATGGGCGAAAAAGATCTCAGAGCATCTGTTACCGCGTACTCGCGCCTATGCTGAAATTTGGCTCGATCAGGAAAAAGTAGCCACTACGGACGAAGAGCCGATTCTCGGTCCGGCTTATTTGCCGCGTAAATTTAAAACCACGGTAGTCATTCCACCACAGAATGATGTGGATCTGCATGCTAACGACCTGAACTTCGTTGCTATTGCCGACAATGGTCGCCTGGTGGGCTTTAACGTACTGGTGGGCGGGGGATTATCCATCGCTCACGGTGATAAAGCGACCTATCCGCGTACCGCCAGCGAACTGGGTTACATCCCTGTGGAGCAGACGTTGGCGGTGGCTGAAGCTGTGGTAACCACTCAACGTGACTGGGGCAATCGCACTAATCGTAAAAACGCCAAAACCAAATACACTCTGGAGCGGGTTGGCGTAGATATTTTCAAACAAGAAGTAGAGCGTCGGTCGGGTGTAATGTTCGGAACGGTACGTCCGTATGAATTCACCGGACGTGGTGATCGTATCGGCTGGACAAAAGGTATTGACAATAAATGGCATTTAACACTGTTTATTGAGAATGGCCGCATCCTGGATTATCCGGGACGTCCGCTGAAAACCGGTATCGCCGAGATTGCCAAAATTCATAAGGGAGATTTTCGTCTGACAGCCAATCAGAATCTGATTGTGGCTGGTGTATTGTCACGGGATAAGGCCAGCATTGAAACATTAGCCCGGCAATATGGGCTGATGGATGATGCGATCAGTGAGCAGCGTAAGAATTCAATGGCGTGCGTGTCGCTGCCAACCTGCCCGCTGGCGATGGCGGAAGCTGAACGTTTCCTTCCCGAGTTTGTCACTAAAGTGGAAGCGGTAATGCAGCAACATGGTGTGGCTGATGAACATATCGTTTTGCGGGTAACTGGCTGCCCCAATGGCTGTGGTCGTTCTTTACTGGCGGAAATTGGACTGGTGGGTAAAGCGATTGGCCGTTATAACCTGCATATTGGTGGGAATCGGGAAGGTACGCGAATTCCACGTATGTATCGGGAGAATATTACCGAAGCGGAAATCCTCAGTGATATTGATCAATTGATTGGCCGTTGGGCCAAAGAGCGTCATGACAGGGAAGGCTTCGGCGATTTTACGATCCGCACCAACATTGTTAAACCGGTGCTGGACCCAGCTCGTGATTTTTATGACTGA
- the queD gene encoding 6-carboxytetrahydropterin synthase QueD, whose product MPTTLFKDFQFEAAHRLPHVPAGHKCGRLHGHSFIVRLEITGEVGAYTGWVMDFAELKAAFKPVWEQLDHHYLNEIPGLENPTSEVLAQWIWQQMKSSLPELSAVMVKETCTAGCIYRGEGINNA is encoded by the coding sequence ATGCCAACCACACTGTTCAAAGATTTTCAGTTTGAAGCTGCACATCGTCTTCCCCATGTTCCTGCCGGACACAAATGCGGCCGCCTGCATGGACACTCATTTATCGTCCGACTGGAAATTACTGGCGAAGTCGGCGCGTATACCGGCTGGGTAATGGATTTCGCCGAGCTGAAAGCAGCATTTAAACCAGTATGGGAACAGTTGGATCACCACTATCTGAATGAGATTCCCGGTCTGGAAAACCCGACCAGTGAAGTATTGGCCCAGTGGATCTGGCAGCAGATGAAATCATCACTGCCGGAACTGAGTGCAGTCATGGTTAAAGAAACCTGCACCGCGGGCTGTATCTATCGGGGTGAAGGCATCAATAACGCCTGA
- the cysJ gene encoding NADPH-dependent assimilatory sulfite reductase flavoprotein subunit, translating to MTTSVSPTSLLPLSTEQLSRLQAATGDLSPMQLSWLSGYFWGIAQQQSGVTTTDITNSATIASAPPQIITLISASQTGNARRVAEQVRDDLLAANLPVTLVNAGDYKFKQIAQETLLLLVTSTQGEGEPPEEAVGLYKFLFSKKAPQLTGTAFAVFGLGDTSYEFFSKAGKDFDRRLAELGAERLLERVDADMEYQSQAEQWRRQLVDTIQPRLSAQSRVTAPTAVSSTANTIVSSPYTKEAPLVASLSVNQVITGRASEKDIRHIEIDLGESGLRYQPGDALGVWYENDPALVQELLDLLWLKGDEPVVVSGETVPLSQALRCHFELTQNTAPIVEKYAAWSRSEKLLGLVAEKAVLQQYAQQTPLVDMVREAPTELTAEQLIALLRPLTPRLYSIASSQEEVGNEAHITVGVVRYDYEGRHRIGGASGYLADRLGEDDEIRVFIERNDNFRLPTNPEVPVIMIGPGTGIAPFRAFMQQREAAGAKGKNWLFFGNPHFTEDFLYQVEWQRYVKDGLLTDVDLAWSRDQPHKIYVQDRIREKGAEVWRWIQDGAHIYVCGDANHMAKDVERALLDVVAAHGGMDTELADEFLSELRLERRYQRDVY from the coding sequence ATGACAACTTCGGTTTCCCCGACTTCGTTGCTCCCGTTGAGTACGGAGCAACTTTCGCGCTTGCAGGCGGCAACTGGTGATTTATCACCAATGCAACTGTCCTGGTTGTCCGGTTATTTTTGGGGGATAGCGCAGCAGCAATCCGGAGTGACAACAACGGATATTACGAACAGTGCGACTATTGCTTCCGCACCACCGCAGATAATCACGCTGATTTCAGCTTCTCAGACAGGTAATGCCCGACGCGTGGCTGAACAGGTGCGCGATGATTTATTGGCCGCCAACCTGCCGGTGACGCTGGTCAATGCCGGTGATTACAAATTCAAACAGATTGCGCAGGAAACGCTGCTGCTGTTGGTAACGTCTACCCAGGGTGAAGGAGAACCGCCGGAAGAGGCGGTGGGGTTGTATAAATTTTTGTTTTCGAAAAAAGCTCCCCAACTTACCGGTACAGCGTTTGCGGTATTTGGTCTGGGCGATACGTCTTATGAATTTTTCAGCAAGGCTGGCAAAGATTTCGACCGCCGTTTGGCGGAACTGGGTGCCGAGCGTTTGTTGGAGCGTGTTGATGCGGATATGGAATATCAGTCGCAGGCGGAGCAGTGGCGTCGCCAGTTGGTGGACACGATTCAGCCTCGATTGTCGGCTCAGAGCAGGGTAACCGCGCCGACAGCAGTCAGTTCAACGGCTAATACTATTGTCAGTAGCCCATATACCAAGGAGGCACCGCTGGTGGCCTCTTTGTCGGTGAATCAAGTCATTACTGGGCGCGCTTCTGAAAAGGATATCCGCCATATCGAAATCGATTTGGGGGAATCCGGGTTGCGTTATCAGCCTGGTGATGCCCTCGGTGTCTGGTATGAAAATGATCCGGCGCTGGTGCAGGAATTATTGGATTTACTGTGGTTGAAAGGTGACGAACCCGTGGTGGTGTCGGGGGAGACCGTGCCGTTATCGCAAGCGTTGCGTTGTCATTTTGAATTGACCCAGAACACGGCACCGATTGTGGAAAAATATGCCGCCTGGTCACGTAGTGAAAAACTGTTGGGACTGGTGGCGGAAAAGGCCGTGCTACAACAGTACGCACAGCAGACGCCGCTGGTTGATATGGTACGCGAAGCCCCGACAGAACTAACGGCAGAGCAGTTAATAGCGTTACTGCGTCCATTGACGCCACGCTTGTACTCTATCGCTTCTTCACAGGAAGAGGTTGGCAATGAAGCACATATCACCGTTGGGGTAGTTCGCTATGATTATGAAGGGCGTCACCGCATAGGTGGTGCTTCTGGTTATCTGGCAGATCGGCTTGGTGAAGATGACGAAATACGTGTTTTCATTGAACGCAATGACAATTTCCGTCTGCCAACCAATCCAGAGGTACCCGTTATCATGATTGGCCCCGGAACCGGAATTGCACCATTTCGTGCCTTTATGCAACAACGGGAAGCCGCGGGTGCCAAGGGTAAAAACTGGCTGTTTTTTGGTAACCCGCACTTTACCGAAGATTTTCTGTATCAGGTGGAGTGGCAACGCTATGTGAAAGATGGCTTGCTGACCGATGTCGATCTAGCCTGGTCACGTGATCAGCCGCACAAAATTTATGTGCAGGACCGGATCCGCGAAAAAGGCGCTGAAGTGTGGCGCTGGATTCAGGATGGTGCACATATTTACGTTTGTGGCGATGCTAATCATATGGCGAAAGATGTCGAAAGGGCATTATTGGATGTGGTGGCGGCACACGGTGGCATGGATACCGAGCTGGCAGATGAATTTTTAAGTGAACTGCGCCTTGAGCGGCGTTATCAGCGAGATGTGTACTAA
- the cysH gene encoding phosphoadenosine phosphosulfate reductase, producing the protein MSTFDLAALNVLPHSEQSAALVVINGQLELLSAHERVAWALENLPGNFVLSSSFGIQAAVCLHLVTQQRPDIPVILTDTGYLFPETYQFIDNLTERLNLNLHVYRAEFSPAWQEARYGKLWEQGVKGIEQYNHINKVEPMNRALKELQAQSWFAGLRREQSGSRGHLPVLAVQRGVFKLLPIIDWDNRQVYQYLKENDLSYHPLWDQGYLSVGDTHTTRKWEPGMSEEETRFFGLKRECGLHEG; encoded by the coding sequence ATGTCTACGTTTGATCTGGCGGCGCTTAACGTTTTGCCACATTCGGAACAGTCTGCCGCGTTGGTGGTGATAAACGGCCAACTTGAATTACTATCGGCACATGAGCGAGTAGCCTGGGCACTGGAAAATCTGCCGGGTAATTTTGTGCTCTCCTCCAGTTTTGGCATTCAGGCGGCAGTGTGTCTGCATCTGGTGACTCAGCAGCGTCCAGATATCCCGGTTATCCTGACGGATACCGGGTACCTGTTTCCGGAAACCTATCAGTTTATCGATAACCTGACGGAGCGGCTCAATCTGAATCTGCATGTCTATCGTGCGGAATTCTCTCCAGCCTGGCAGGAAGCTCGCTATGGCAAACTGTGGGAGCAGGGTGTGAAAGGTATTGAGCAGTATAATCACATCAACAAGGTTGAACCGATGAATCGTGCCCTTAAGGAACTACAGGCGCAGAGCTGGTTTGCCGGGTTGCGTCGTGAGCAGTCTGGCAGTCGTGGTCATCTACCGGTATTGGCGGTGCAGCGTGGTGTGTTCAAGCTCTTGCCGATTATTGACTGGGATAATCGGCAAGTTTATCAGTATCTGAAAGAAAACGACCTGAGCTATCATCCGCTGTGGGATCAAGGCTATTTGTCGGTAGGCGATACACATACTACTCGTAAATGGGAGCCAGGTATGAGTGAAGAGGAAACCCGTTTTTTCGGCCTTAAGCGAGAGTGCGGGCTGCACGAAGGCTGA